One stretch of Chryseobacterium sp. LJ668 DNA includes these proteins:
- a CDS encoding acetyl-CoA carboxylase carboxyltransferase subunit alpha, whose amino-acid sequence MEYLSFELPIKELMDQYQTCSLVGEESGVDVKLACSQIEDKIIDKKKEIYGNLTPWQRVQLSRHPDRPYTIDYINGMVDKGSFLELHGDRNFADDPAMIGGLATLDGQKVMIIGTQKGRTTKERQYRRFGMPNPEGYRKALRLMKLAEKFRIPVITLVDTPGAYPGLEAEERGQGEAIARNIFTMVQLKTPIFTYIIGEGASGGALGIGVGNKVYMLENTWYTVIAPESCSSILWRNWDHKEDAANALNLTPKDALREKFIDGIIEEPLGGAHYDPEATYLNLKTSILQNIKAFSKFTGQELETQRQDKFIAMGQFKG is encoded by the coding sequence ATGGAATATTTAAGTTTCGAACTTCCTATAAAAGAACTGATGGATCAGTATCAAACCTGTTCGTTGGTAGGAGAAGAAAGTGGTGTTGATGTAAAATTAGCATGCAGTCAGATCGAGGATAAGATTATCGATAAGAAAAAAGAAATCTATGGAAATCTAACTCCTTGGCAGAGAGTACAGTTATCGCGTCATCCTGATCGTCCTTACACCATAGACTATATCAACGGTATGGTAGATAAAGGAAGTTTCCTGGAATTGCATGGTGACAGAAACTTTGCAGATGATCCTGCGATGATCGGCGGTTTGGCAACATTAGATGGTCAAAAAGTAATGATCATCGGTACCCAAAAAGGGAGAACCACCAAAGAAAGACAATACAGAAGATTCGGAATGCCTAATCCTGAAGGATATAGAAAGGCATTAAGATTAATGAAGCTGGCTGAAAAATTCAGAATTCCTGTAATTACCTTAGTCGATACACCGGGCGCATATCCTGGATTAGAGGCAGAGGAAAGAGGTCAGGGTGAAGCTATTGCAAGAAATATCTTTACAATGGTGCAGCTTAAAACTCCTATTTTCACTTACATTATCGGTGAAGGAGCAAGTGGCGGAGCATTAGGAATTGGTGTAGGAAATAAAGTATATATGCTTGAAAACACTTGGTATACGGTAATTGCACCAGAAAGTTGCTCGTCAATCTTGTGGAGAAACTGGGATCATAAAGAAGACGCAGCCAACGCATTGAATTTAACCCCGAAAGACGCTTTAAGAGAAAAATTCATCGATGGAATCATCGAAGAGCCTCTTGGCGGAGCACATTACGATCCTGAAGCAACCTATTTGAATTTAAAAACCTCGATATTGCAAAACATCAAAGCGTTTTCTAAATTCACAGGACAGGAACTGGAAACCCAAAGACAAGACAAATTTATTGCCATGGGGCAATTCAAAGGATAA
- a CDS encoding class I SAM-dependent methyltransferase codes for MIDCLFPEAQFFLDFAGGYGLFVRAMRDKGYNFYRQDFYCENLFSKHFDIEDLKESNFDLVTAFEVFEHLENPLLEIENILKYSQHLIFSTDIIPQTASQIENWVYIAPETGQHIAFYSEKSLNIIAENFGKKYYRKNNIHIFTPKVLTQEQTDFALKDIKTYKYFFGLKEKEIKKFDIYRESYQERDYLFIKDLLNSK; via the coding sequence ATGATAGATTGTCTATTTCCAGAAGCGCAGTTTTTTTTAGATTTTGCAGGTGGGTATGGTCTTTTTGTAAGAGCAATGAGGGATAAGGGATATAATTTTTATAGACAGGATTTTTACTGTGAAAATTTGTTTTCCAAACATTTTGATATTGAAGACCTGAAAGAATCAAATTTTGATTTAGTTACAGCTTTCGAAGTATTTGAGCATTTAGAAAATCCACTCTTGGAAATTGAAAATATTTTAAAATATTCTCAACATCTCATTTTTTCGACAGACATAATTCCCCAAACAGCATCCCAAATTGAAAATTGGGTATATATTGCTCCCGAAACCGGACAACATATTGCTTTTTATTCTGAAAAATCTCTGAATATCATTGCTGAAAATTTTGGAAAAAAATATTATAGAAAAAATAATATTCATATTTTCACTCCGAAAGTTTTAACTCAAGAACAGACTGATTTTGCCTTGAAAGATATCAAAACATACAAATATTTTTTCGGGTTAAAAGAAAAAGAAATTAAAAAATTTGATATTTATAGAGAGTCTTATCAGGAAAGAGATTATCTATTCATTAAAGATTTATTAAATTCAAAATAA
- a CDS encoding glycosyltransferase, with product MKISGYGYVRNGFQYGVPFLESIQSVLPICDEFIAVVGDSTDGTREAIENLNDPKIKIIDTIWDDNLKQHGKIFAQQSNIGLEHVSGDWVFHIQADEVIHENDLPKILENIKKYNNNALVEGFLQPFLHFWGDYNHIRNSRAVHKNEIRIFKNNPEIRSYIDSQGFRKFKSDEGYKNGSERGEKLKVLRLDAPIYHYNSVRSKKKMMLKANNFQYYYGQKDQKLAEAPKEEYNYHTVDRVGKFLGTHPKVMAQAIADHDFVFEHDKSQAVWDKKDKLVQPLEDLLKIRIGEYKNYILLKNIK from the coding sequence ATGAAAATTAGTGGTTACGGATATGTAAGAAATGGATTCCAGTATGGAGTTCCTTTTTTAGAATCTATTCAGTCTGTTTTGCCGATTTGTGACGAATTCATCGCAGTAGTAGGAGATTCTACAGATGGAACCCGTGAAGCGATTGAAAATTTAAACGATCCTAAAATAAAAATCATAGACACCATTTGGGATGACAATCTGAAACAACATGGCAAGATTTTCGCCCAGCAATCAAATATTGGTTTAGAACATGTTTCTGGAGATTGGGTTTTCCATATTCAAGCAGATGAGGTAATTCACGAAAATGATTTACCAAAGATTCTGGAAAATATCAAAAAATATAATAACAATGCTCTCGTAGAAGGTTTTCTGCAACCTTTTCTTCACTTTTGGGGAGACTATAACCACATCCGCAACAGCCGTGCCGTACACAAAAATGAAATCAGAATTTTTAAAAACAATCCTGAGATCAGATCTTATATCGATTCTCAAGGATTCAGAAAATTTAAATCTGATGAAGGTTATAAAAATGGCAGCGAAAGAGGTGAAAAATTAAAGGTATTACGTCTTGATGCTCCGATTTACCATTACAATTCTGTGAGATCAAAAAAGAAAATGATGCTGAAAGCCAATAATTTCCAATATTATTACGGTCAAAAAGATCAAAAACTAGCAGAAGCACCAAAGGAAGAATACAATTATCACACTGTCGACCGAGTAGGAAAATTCTTAGGAACTCATCCAAAAGTAATGGCACAGGCAATTGCGGATCATGATTTTGTCTTCGAGCATGACAAATCGCAGGCAGTTTGGGACAAAAAAGATAAATTGGTACAGCCTTTAGAAGACTTGCTGAAAATAAGAATCGGCGAATACAAAAATTATATTCTACTTAAAAATATCAAATAG
- a CDS encoding phosphomannose isomerase type II C-terminal cupin domain — protein MLEVGERPWGKYFVLADEPHYKLKRIEVNPGQKLSYQYHHKRQEQWTIIEGDATIVLDDKEISLSYGESIFIPLGAKHRIMNLSEKPVVFIEVQTGTYFGEDDIVRLEDEYDRR, from the coding sequence ATGTTAGAAGTCGGTGAAAGACCTTGGGGAAAATATTTTGTTTTGGCTGATGAGCCTCACTATAAATTAAAAAGGATTGAAGTAAATCCCGGACAAAAATTATCGTATCAATACCATCACAAAAGACAAGAACAATGGACGATCATTGAAGGAGATGCCACCATTGTACTTGATGACAAGGAGATCTCTTTATCTTACGGTGAAAGTATTTTCATTCCTTTAGGTGCCAAACACCGCATCATGAATTTATCTGAAAAGCCGGTTGTGTTCATTGAAGTACAGACCGGAACTTATTTTGGTGAGGATGATATTGTGAGGTTGGAGGATGAGTATGATAGGAGGTAA
- a CDS encoding glycosyltransferase family 4 protein — translation MDKIKLIFDVEIMGNSYKQNQTGIYRVAYELFSRFYKNRDIDLVSANHNYTDSKDTKSKIREFLSENGLEADLICNSERKKFVPFRKEKPFRYLYKKLGLSDFMITYNETEIMDRQMIYHSVYYPINKSLNSFPNVKKIVTIHDLIPILYPQYNDNTKILKKTIKSLGKNNYAICVSENTRKDLLLHDPSLDPDKIFVSKLAASQEIFYPSVDEDKNISVKKKYNLPENYILSLSTLEPRKNIDHLIRTYIKTIITHNINDLYLVLVGSKGWQYDKIFEEYENAKDLKDKIIITGRIPDEDLAAVYSQANSFYYMSLYEGFGLPPLEAMQCGVPTVSSNTSSLPEVVGDGGILLDPRDEITLSETIFKFYTNEEFKKEYAKRGLERAKQFSWDKTIEEHISIYNTILQINTAL, via the coding sequence ATGGATAAAATAAAATTAATTTTCGATGTTGAAATAATGGGTAATTCATATAAACAAAATCAAACGGGTATTTACCGAGTTGCGTATGAATTATTTAGTAGGTTTTATAAGAATAGAGATATTGATTTGGTTTCTGCTAATCATAATTATACTGATAGTAAAGATACTAAATCGAAAATAAGGGAATTTCTATCTGAAAATGGTTTAGAAGCCGATTTGATCTGTAATAGTGAAAGAAAAAAGTTTGTACCTTTTAGAAAAGAAAAGCCTTTCAGATATTTGTATAAAAAATTGGGTCTTTCTGATTTTATGATTACTTATAATGAAACAGAAATTATGGACAGACAAATGATTTATCACTCTGTTTATTATCCCATAAATAAAAGTCTAAATAGTTTTCCCAATGTTAAAAAAATAGTTACTATTCATGATTTAATTCCAATTTTATATCCACAATACAACGATAATACAAAGATTTTAAAAAAGACTATCAAAAGTTTAGGGAAAAACAACTATGCAATATGTGTATCTGAAAATACTAGAAAAGATTTGCTTCTACATGATCCCAGTTTAGATCCAGATAAAATCTTTGTTTCAAAGTTAGCAGCTTCTCAAGAGATATTTTATCCTTCAGTAGATGAGGATAAAAATATCTCTGTAAAAAAGAAATATAATTTACCGGAGAATTATATACTTAGCCTAAGTACATTAGAACCTCGTAAAAATATAGATCATTTGATAAGAACATATATTAAAACAATTATAACTCATAATATTAATGACTTATATCTTGTTTTGGTAGGTTCAAAAGGATGGCAATATGATAAAATCTTTGAAGAGTACGAAAATGCTAAAGATCTAAAAGATAAAATTATAATTACAGGACGAATTCCTGATGAAGATTTAGCGGCGGTGTACAGTCAGGCAAATTCATTTTATTATATGTCTCTGTATGAAGGATTTGGATTGCCTCCGTTAGAAGCTATGCAATGTGGTGTACCAACGGTGTCTTCAAATACATCCTCGTTACCAGAGGTAGTTGGTGATGGGGGAATCCTTCTAGATCCGCGAGATGAAATTACTTTATCTGAAACAATTTTTAAATTTTATACAAATGAAGAATTCAAAAAAGAATATGCTAAAAGAGGGTTAGAAAGAGCAAAACAATTTTCTTGGGATAAAACTATTGAAGAGCATATAAGTATTTATAATACAATATTACAAATAAATACTGCTTTATAA
- the gltX gene encoding glutamate--tRNA ligase: MSKVRVRFAPSPTGPLHLGGVRTALYDYLFAKNKGGEFVLRIEDTDTARYVEGAEDYIEEALEWCGIIPDESPKKGGKFAPYRQSERRDIYDRYTEQILKTDYAYIAFDTAEELDAIRAEFEAKGDVFSYNNISRNRLKNSISLSEGEIQKLMDAKTPYVVRFKMPVDRTLGLVDIIRGNSAVNTDTLDDKVLVKNDGMPTYHFANIIDDHEMEITHVIRGEEWLPSLGLHVLLYEAMGWQAPEFAHLSLILKPEGKGKLSKRDGDKFGFPVFPLDFKDPKTGIVSKGFRENGYLPEAFINMVALLGWSPADDKEILSLDEMAKEFDLNKVHKAGARFNKEKAEWFNHQYIQLKSDEELLQILKNSDLNLNIEDEKLLKIIHLMKERATFPKDIYENGKFFFEAPISYDEKASKKAWNEETAGLLTEFAESFNSINDFTSENIKQNLHDFAENKGVGMGKVMMPLRLALVGELKGPDVPDIVELVGKEESIARISNAVNNFK, translated from the coding sequence ATGAGTAAAGTAAGAGTCCGTTTTGCACCAAGTCCTACAGGGCCATTGCATTTGGGAGGTGTAAGAACTGCGTTGTATGATTATCTTTTTGCAAAAAATAAGGGTGGTGAGTTTGTATTGAGAATCGAAGATACAGATACCGCACGTTATGTAGAAGGTGCCGAAGATTACATTGAAGAAGCTCTTGAGTGGTGTGGAATCATTCCCGACGAAAGCCCTAAAAAAGGTGGAAAATTTGCCCCTTACCGACAATCTGAAAGAAGAGATATCTATGATAGATACACTGAGCAGATCTTAAAAACCGACTACGCTTACATCGCTTTTGACACCGCTGAAGAATTGGATGCCATCCGCGCCGAGTTCGAAGCTAAAGGTGATGTCTTCTCTTATAACAACATTTCAAGAAACCGTTTAAAAAACAGCATTTCACTTTCTGAAGGGGAAATTCAAAAATTGATGGATGCAAAAACGCCATATGTTGTAAGATTCAAGATGCCGGTTGACAGAACTTTGGGTTTAGTCGACATCATCCGTGGAAATTCTGCAGTGAATACCGATACCTTAGACGATAAAGTTCTAGTGAAAAACGACGGGATGCCTACTTACCATTTTGCCAACATCATTGATGACCACGAAATGGAAATTACTCACGTTATCCGTGGTGAAGAGTGGCTTCCTTCCCTTGGTTTACACGTTTTATTATATGAAGCAATGGGCTGGCAAGCTCCTGAGTTTGCCCACCTTTCTTTGATCTTAAAACCTGAAGGAAAAGGGAAATTAAGTAAAAGAGACGGTGATAAATTCGGTTTTCCTGTATTTCCATTAGATTTCAAGGATCCCAAAACAGGAATTGTTTCTAAAGGCTTTAGAGAAAACGGATATTTGCCAGAAGCTTTCATCAATATGGTGGCACTTTTAGGCTGGTCTCCTGCGGACGATAAAGAAATTTTATCACTGGATGAAATGGCTAAAGAATTTGATTTAAATAAAGTTCATAAAGCCGGAGCAAGATTTAATAAAGAAAAAGCTGAGTGGTTCAACCATCAATATATTCAGCTGAAATCGGATGAAGAATTACTTCAAATTTTAAAAAATTCAGATTTAAATTTAAATATTGAAGATGAAAAATTATTGAAAATTATTCATTTGATGAAAGAAAGAGCAACGTTCCCGAAAGATATTTACGAAAACGGAAAATTCTTTTTTGAAGCTCCCATTTCTTACGATGAGAAAGCATCTAAGAAAGCATGGAATGAAGAAACTGCAGGTCTTTTGACAGAATTTGCCGAAAGTTTTAATTCAATTAATGATTTCACTTCAGAAAATATTAAACAAAACTTACACGATTTTGCAGAAAACAAAGGTGTAGGAATGGGAAAAGTAATGATGCCTCTGCGTTTAGCCTTAGTTGGAGAACTGAAAGGTCCGGATGTTCCGGATATCGTGGAACTCGTTGGTAAAGAAGAAAGTATCGCCAGAATAAGCAATGCTGTAAATAATTTTAAATAA